From one Humulus lupulus chromosome 8, drHumLupu1.1, whole genome shotgun sequence genomic stretch:
- the LOC133794230 gene encoding uncharacterized protein LOC133794230, with protein MDRLIKDQETYVKVDAQLDEYKYKRGLFGFRSSLTSYLTRPPVEWWDNFGDEVPELKSFATRVLGLTCSASACERNWSTFNQVHTKRRNRLSTKKMNSLVYIMYNKKLKHKFFKKQSRREEDDPLIVENVSSDDEWVANPNDEEDGDSRAIEVGGEIEIEDEGGSLAPRKRKRNQAPIEVNLDEEDEFEGGEDDSEDGDDGRAIQFHESDDEESEEFLEI; from the exons ATGGATAGACTCATCAAGGACCAAGAAACATATGTGAAGGTCGATGCCCAACTTGATGAGTATAAATACAAGCGAGGATTGTTTGGCTTCAGATCATCCTTAACATCATACTTAACACGTCCACCTG TTGAATGGTGGGACAACTTTGGAGATGAAGTTCCAGAACTCAAGTCATTTGCAACAAGAGTTCTAGGTCTTACTTGTTCAGCATCGGCATGTGAACGTAATTGGAGTACGTTCAATCAAGTGCACACAAAGAGAAGAAATCGTCTGAGCACAAAAAAGATGAATAGTTTGGTGTACATTATGTACAACAAAAAGTTGAAGCACAAATTTTTTAAGAAACAATCACGAAGAGAGGAAGATGATCCTTTGATTGTTGAAAATGTGTCTTCTGATGATGAATGGGTAGCCAATCCAAATGATGAAGAGGATGGTGATAGTAGAGCAATCGAAGTTGGTGGGGAAATTGAGATTGAGGATGAGGGCGGAAGTTTAGCAccgaggaagaggaaaagaaaTCAAGCACCAATTGAAGTGAATTTGGATGAGGAAGATGAATTTGAAGGAGGAGAAGATGACAGTGAAGATGGAGATGATGGACGAGCTATACAATTTCATGAGAGTGATGATGAAGAAAGTGAAGAGTTCTTGGAGATTTAA
- the LOC133793731 gene encoding uncharacterized protein LOC133793731, translating into MSRKDPAWKYSVEIEVPEKGGKKGYKYLKCNFCSKDIKGGVKRVKEHLACTHKDVKPCPKVPKEVKEEISQYLKDYETTKFISQRKFDEAVDCGSYFGDGPSGFGSGNPLEGVNSCPSNSSRGVRGPMDRFMENKGDEENEKNTAATKMTPTSAKEHRNQVCLDIGRFFFENGIPFNCARSPSYFNMLRSVGNYGRGLKAPTMHEMRTWILKEEEKTTSEIVNEIKATWKRTGVSLLSDGWSDMRNRSLINFLVNNPYGTVFLKTIDASDCVKDAQKLFELLDDVVEEIGEDIVIQVVTDNASAYKAAGRLLMEKRKSLYWTPCAAHCIDLMLEKIGELPQHKNALLKAKRVSNFIHNHQWVLSLTRKFAKKDLLRPAVTRFATAFLTLESMHQLKQPLQMMFVSKEWSSCAWAKKPEGKAVKKIIMNDNTFWPSVVYSIKTTKPLVNVLRIVDGEKTPAMGFIYGAMDEAKEKIAKNLDGDMESQCFRASRD; encoded by the exons ATGAGTAGAAAAGATCCTGCTTGGAAGTATAGTGTTGAAATAGAAGTGCCGGAAAAAGGTGGAAAAAAAGGATACAAGTATTTAAAGTGTAATTTTTGTAGTAAAGATATTAAGGGAGGGGTGAAGAGAGTGAAAGAACATCTTGCTTGTACACACAAAGATGTAAAACCATGTCCTAAAGTACCTAAAGAAGTCAAGGAGGAGATAAGTCAATATTTGAAAGACTATGAAACTACAAAATTTATTTCTCAACGAAAGTTTGATGAGGCGGTGGATTGTGGATCCTACTTTGGTGATGGACCTAGTGGTTTTGGTAGTGGCAATCCTTTGGAGGGTGTGAATTCTTGTCCTAGCAATAGTTCTAGAGGTGTTAGAGGGCCTATGGATCGATTTATGGAGAATAAAGGagatgaggaaaatgaaaaaaataccgCTGCCACAAAAATGACTCCAACGAGTGCTAAAGAGCATCGAAATCAAGTATGTTTAGATATTGGGAGATTCTTTTTTGAGAATGGGATCCCATTTAATTGTGCAAGAAGCCCATCATATTTCAATATGTTGCGTTCGGTTGGGAATTATGGTCGAGGATTGAAAGCTCCAACAATGCATGAAATGAGGACTTGGATactaaaagaagaagagaagacaacATCCGAAATTGTGAATGAGATCAAAGCAACATGGAAACGAACAGGGGTTTCATTATTATCAGATGGTTGGTCAGATATGAGAAATAGGAGTCTGATCAATTTTCTAGTTAACAATCCCTATGGGACTGTTTTTTTGAAAACTATTGATGCATCAGATTGTGTAAAAGATGCACAAAAATTGTTTGAATTGCTTGATGATGTTGTTGAAGAAATTGGAGAAGATATTGTCATTCAGGTGGTCACAGATAATGCAAGTGCATACAAGGCCGCTGGAAGATTATTAATGGAGAAGAGAAAAAGCTTGTATTGGACTCCGTGTGCTGCTCATTGTATTGATTTGATGCTTGAGAAAATTGGAGAATTGCCACAACATAAAAATGCTTTGCTTAAAGCAAAGAGAGTTAGCAATTTCATCCATAACCATCAATGGGTGTTGAGTTTAACAAGAAAATTTGCAAAGAAAGATCTTCTTCGACCAGCTGTCACACGATTCGCCACTGCCTTTCTAACTTTAGAAAGTATGCATCAATTGAAGCAACCACTACAAATGATGTTTGTTTCAAAAGAATGGTCAAGTTGTGCATGGGCAAAGAAACCTGAAGGGAAAGCTGTGAAGAAAATCATAATGAATGATAATACATTTTGGCCTAGTGTGGTTTATTCCATAAAAACCACAAAGCCCCTTGTGAATGTTTTAAGAATAGTTGATGGTGAGAAGACACCGGCAATGGGATTTATTTATGGTGCTATGGATGAGGCAAAAGAAAAGATAGCAAAGAACTTAGATGGAGAC ATGGAGTCCCAATGTTTCCGAGCATCCAGAGATTAA